In one Brassica oleracea var. oleracea cultivar TO1000 chromosome C9, BOL, whole genome shotgun sequence genomic region, the following are encoded:
- the LOC106318392 gene encoding 3-oxoacyl-[acyl-carrier-protein] synthase I, chloroplastic-like gives MQALQSSSLRASPPNPLIKPSNRQSHQITNARQPTRRRTFISASAAVSAPKRETDPKKRVVITGMGLVSVFGNDVDAYYEKLLSGESGISLIDRFDASKFPTRFGGQIRGFSSEGYIDGKNERRLDDCLKYCIVAGKKALESANLGGDKLNTIDKQRAGVLVGTGMGGLTVFSDGVQALIEKGHRRISPFFIPYAITNMGSALLAIDLGLMGPNYSISTACATSNYCFYAAANHIRRGEADMMIAGGTEAAIIPIGLGGFVACRALSQRNDDPKTASRPWDKQRDGFVMGEGAGVLVMESLEHAMKRGAPIVAEYLGGAVNCDAHHMTDPRADGLGVSSCIESCLEDAGVSPEEVNYINAHATSTLAGDLAEINAIKKVFKSTAGIKINATKSMIGHCLGAAGGLEAIATVKAINTGWLHPSINQFNPEPAVDFDTVANEKKQHEVNVAISNSFGFGGHNSVVAFSAFTP, from the exons ATGCAAGCTCTTCAATCCTCCTCCCTCCGTGCTTCCCCACCGAACCCACTCATCAAACCTTCGAATCGTCAATCTCATCAAATCACCAATGCGAGACAACCCACCAGGAGACGCACATTCATCTCCGCATCAGCCGCCGTCTCCGCTCCCAAACGCGAAACGGATCCGAAGAAACGCGTCGTGATCACCGGAATGGGGCTCGTCTCCGTCTTCGGGAACGACGTCGACGCTTACTACGAGAAACTGCTGTCCGGGGAGAGTGGAATCAGCTTGATTGATCGATTCGATGCTTCCAAGTTCCCGACTCGATTCGGTGGCCAGATCCGTGGGTTTAGCTCTGAGGGTTACATTGATGGGAAGAACGAGCGTAGGCTTGATGATTGCTTGAAGTATTGCATTGTAGCTGGGAAGAAGGCTCTTGAAAGTGCTAATCTTGGTGGTGATAAGCTTAACACG ATTGATAAGCAGAGAGCTGGAGTACTAGTAGGGACTGGTATGGGTGGTTTGACTGTGTTTTCAGACGGAGTTCAAGCTCTTATTGAGAAAGGTCACAGGAGGATATCTCCGTTTTTTATTCCTTATGCAATCACAAACATGGGTTCTGCTTTGTTGGCGATTGATCTTGGTCTGATGGGTCCAAACTACTCGATCTCCACCGCTTGTGCCACCTCTAACTACTGCTTTTACGCTGCTGCGAACCACATTCGCCGTGGGGAAGCTGATATGATGATTGCTGGCGGAACCGAGGCTGCCATTATTCCTATTGGTCTGGGAGGTTTCGTTGCTTGCAGGGCGCTTTCGCAGAGGAATGATGACCCGAAAACCGCTTCGAGGCCATGGGATAAACAGAGAGATGGCTTTGTCATGGGTGAAGGAGCTGGTGTTCTG GTGATGGAAAGCTTGGAACATGCGATGAAACGTGGTGCGCCAATTGTAGCAGAATATCTTGGAGGTGCTGTCAACTGTGATGCTCATCATATGACTGATCCAAGAGCTGATGGGCTTGGTGTCTCTTCATGCATTGAGAGCTGCCTTGAAGATGCTGGTGTTTCACCGGAAGAG GTAAATTACATCAATGCGCATGCAACTTCCACACTTGCTGGTGATCTTGCTGAGATTAATGCCATTAAAAAGGTATTCAAGAGCACTGCTGGGATCAAAATCAACGCCACCAAG TCTATGATAGGTCACTGCCTTGGTGCTGCTGGAGGTCTTGAAGCCATCGCCACCGTGAAGGCTATCAACACTGGATGGCTCCATCCCTCAATCAACCAATTT AACCCAGAACCAGCCGTGGACTTTGACACGGTCGCAAACGAGAAGAAGCAGCATGAGGTGAACGTTG CCATATCAAATTCGTTTGGGTTCGGTGGACATAACTCAGTTGTCGCCTTCTCTGCCTTCACACCCTGA
- the LOC106318393 gene encoding la-related protein 6A-like encodes MESTEAPSVAVVKSQVVEDAIGSTADVSQPLSHEFDSLRVAGCSDDVAVVSEIPCLPPSDDDFDHGEDRDQDHGDNDVVVVVVPKDDELKQKIIRQVEYYFSDENLPTDKFLLNAMKKNKKGFVPISTIATFHKMKKLTRDHAFIVSALKESSFLVVSSDEKKVKRRSPLPEVRDPKIFTVLVENLPEDHSDENIRAIFGKAGSIKSVSICDPNAVEESEKGCKKDKFIRTRLHAFVEYESVEAAEKAAATLNNEQDWRNGLRVKLLEQTGKFAQRRPGRKEVDTVKDNTGQVHDQIGGEENKKSNEHQHHRHHHSDTPADNDSGDKNGNKTRSRGRARRQNNQGGNGHGSSPSTSSSLHHYYHHHHIEVSKPPPGPRMPDGTRGFTLGRGKPLPAPTSAQTSHEA; translated from the exons ATGGAATCGACAGAAGCGCCTTCCGTCGCCGTCGTCAAATCGCAAGTAGTGGAAGACGCGATCGGATCAACCGCGGATGTTTCCCAACCGCTGTCACATGAGTTCGATTCGTTACGAGTTGCTGGATGTTCCGATGACGTTGCTGTTGTATCGGAGATACCGTGTTTGCCCCCGTCAGATGATGATTTTGACCACGGGGAGGATCGCGATCAGGATCACGGCGATAACGATGTTGTTGTTGTTGTAGTTCCCAAGGATGATGAGTTGAAGCAGAAGATCATTAGACAG GTGGAATACTACTTTAGTGACGAGAACTTACCTACTGACAAGTTTCTTCTCAATGCTATGAAGAAGAACAAGAAAGGCTTTG TTCCCATATCTACCATTGCTACATTCCATAAAATGAAGAAGCTTACACGAGACCATGCTTTCATAGTATCCGCGTTAAAGGAGTCTTCATTTCTT GTTGTTAGTTCGGATGAGAAGAAGGTGAAGCGTCGAAGTCCTCTTCCTGAGGTCAGGGATCCAAAG ATTTTCACTGTTTTGGTAGAAAATTTGCCTGAGGATCACTCAGACGAGAACATTCGTGCCATATTTGGTAAAGCTGGAAG CATCAAAAGTGTATCCATATGTGATCCCAATGCTGTTGAAGAATCAGAGAAGGGTTGTAAGAAGGATAAATTTATCAGAACCAGG TTACATGCCTTTGTGGAATATGAATCAGTGGAGGCTGCTGAGAAAGCG GCAGCTACACTAAATAACGAGCAAGACTGGAGAAATGGGCTGCGAGTTAAGCTTCTTGAACAAACA GGAAAGTTTGCACAGAGGCGACCAGGTAGGAAAGAAGTCGATACAGTGAAGGACAATACAGGCCAAGTGCATGATCAAATTGGGGGTGAGGAGAACAAAAAGTCAAATGAACATCAGCATCACCGTCACCATCATTCTGATACTCCGGCTGATAAT GATAGTGGAGATAAAAATGGGAACAAAACCAGAAGTCGGGGACGGGCAAGGCGACAGAATAATCAAGGCGGCAACG GACATGGAAGTTCACCATCAACCTCATCGTCTCTTCATCATTATTATCATCATCATCACATTGAGGTCTCAAAGCCGCCGCCTGGCCCAAGAATGCCTGATGGGACGAGAGGGTTCACATTGGGGCGTGGTAAACCGCTTCCTGCTCCCACATCTGCTCAAACCAGTCACGAAGCTTGA